From a region of the Phycisphaerales bacterium AB-hyl4 genome:
- a CDS encoding DNA-directed RNA polymerase subunit omega, with amino-acid sequence MIEALKDDKVVNAMGGRFKFTALVQHRIRELMDGARPLVERAGRNDFEIAVQEIVEGKISLELAPEEDGDADEAK; translated from the coding sequence ATGATTGAAGCGCTTAAAGACGATAAAGTTGTCAACGCCATGGGTGGCCGATTCAAATTTACCGCTCTGGTGCAGCACCGCATCCGCGAGTTGATGGACGGCGCCCGCCCGCTGGTCGAGCGTGCCGGCCGCAACGACTTCGAGATCGCCGTGCAGGAAATCGTCGAAGGCAAGATCAGCCTCGAACTCGCGCCGGAAGAAGACGGCGACGCCGACGAAGCGAAGTAA
- a CDS encoding glycosyltransferase, with translation MTMDKPTISFIIPAHNEQALLGEAIASIHEAAAALDEPYEVIVVDDDSTDATAAVAREQGAAVVSVQLRHIAAVRNAGAAAAAGDWLVFLDADTRLDRAVMEAFREARAAGAVAGGAVVRFDVDMPWGVRMGLGWWNLTSRVMRWAAGCFVFATREAFDAAGGFDERFYASEEIHLSGALKRQGRMVILSSPVTTSSRKFETWSLWSYIKLAMLSVLTFGYVLKKRDRLQQWYGRQREQ, from the coding sequence ATGACAATGGACAAGCCGACGATTTCGTTCATCATTCCGGCCCACAACGAGCAGGCCTTGCTCGGCGAGGCGATCGCGTCGATCCACGAGGCGGCGGCGGCGCTCGATGAGCCTTACGAGGTCATCGTCGTCGACGACGACAGCACGGACGCCACCGCAGCGGTCGCCCGCGAGCAGGGGGCGGCTGTCGTGTCGGTGCAGTTGCGCCACATCGCAGCGGTCCGCAACGCCGGGGCGGCCGCGGCGGCGGGCGACTGGCTGGTGTTTCTCGACGCGGACACTCGGCTGGATCGGGCGGTGATGGAGGCGTTTCGCGAGGCCCGCGCCGCCGGGGCGGTTGCAGGGGGGGCGGTGGTGCGGTTCGACGTGGACATGCCCTGGGGCGTTCGGATGGGGCTGGGCTGGTGGAACCTGACCTCGCGGGTGATGCGCTGGGCGGCGGGCTGCTTCGTCTTCGCGACGCGCGAGGCGTTCGACGCGGCAGGCGGGTTCGACGAGCGGTTTTACGCGTCGGAAGAGATTCACCTTTCGGGGGCGCTCAAGCGGCAGGGGCGGATGGTGATCCTCAGCTCGCCGGTGACGACGTCTTCGCGCAAGTTTGAGACGTGGTCGCTGTGGTCGTACATCAAGCTTGCGATGCTGTCGGTGCTGACGTTCGGATATGTGCTGAAGAAGCGCGACCGCTTGCAGCAGTGGTACGGTCGGCAGCGCGAGCAGTAG
- a CDS encoding ATP-binding protein, with protein MLVLTAIQGPDKGRRFELPDYEPQMIGRSSESLPLTDQTISRRHAELTPDDGKWFIRDLNSSNGTFVNGVRVRNRRELRPGDQIRTGMTLLVYGQDMIRSEAATSLRMAEKGEIGVNVEHTVASNDDSMIMAVPEPSQAAVFQLKVIYELTALIGSVTDQQDLLERVMNLIFEYFQADRGFILLADHPDAEPTPVVVRHRANPDKAGSTDSIAISKTIVRYVTRKNVGVLSSNAMNDERFATGDSVQNLGIRSAMCVPIKFKDRLYGVIQLDSQIANYTYTEDQLTLLTAIGVQTGLALANLNHYAARLKAERLAAVGQTVASLSHSIKNILQGLRGGADVVELGLRKANMNLVKNGWEIVARNLERIYELTMNMLAFSKQRKPELEMVNLEAVLTEAMTLVQKQYENKKVALISDMAPDMPPVPADPSGVHQAVLNLLNNALDAVEPDSGVVSVRGEYDEEHEQVRLVVSDNGEGMSQGTVSRLFEPFHSTKGMRGTGLGLVVIKKIVEEHGGTVTVDTQLGQGTTFTLTLPANPERIPASADTHGPS; from the coding sequence GTGCTCGTATTGACTGCCATTCAAGGGCCCGACAAGGGCCGACGCTTTGAACTGCCCGACTACGAGCCGCAGATGATCGGCCGATCGAGTGAGTCGCTGCCGCTTACCGATCAGACCATCTCCCGCCGACACGCCGAGCTCACGCCCGACGACGGCAAGTGGTTCATCCGCGACCTCAACTCCTCCAACGGCACGTTCGTCAACGGCGTCCGCGTTCGCAACCGCCGCGAACTCCGCCCCGGCGACCAGATCCGCACCGGCATGACCCTGCTCGTCTACGGCCAGGACATGATCCGCTCCGAAGCCGCCACCTCCCTCCGCATGGCGGAAAAGGGCGAAATTGGCGTCAACGTCGAACACACCGTCGCGAGCAACGACGACTCGATGATCATGGCCGTGCCCGAACCATCGCAGGCGGCCGTGTTCCAGCTCAAGGTCATCTACGAGCTGACCGCGCTCATCGGCTCCGTGACCGACCAGCAGGACCTGCTCGAACGGGTGATGAACCTCATCTTCGAGTACTTCCAGGCCGACCGCGGCTTCATCCTCCTCGCCGACCACCCCGACGCCGAGCCCACCCCCGTCGTCGTCCGCCACCGCGCCAACCCCGACAAGGCTGGCTCGACCGACTCGATCGCCATCAGCAAAACCATCGTCCGCTACGTCACCCGCAAAAACGTCGGCGTGCTCAGCTCCAACGCCATGAACGACGAACGCTTCGCCACCGGCGACAGCGTGCAGAACCTCGGCATCCGCTCAGCCATGTGCGTGCCCATCAAATTCAAAGACCGGCTCTACGGCGTCATCCAACTCGACAGCCAGATCGCCAACTACACCTACACCGAAGATCAACTCACCCTCCTCACCGCCATCGGCGTGCAGACCGGCCTCGCGCTGGCGAACCTCAACCACTACGCCGCCCGCCTCAAAGCCGAACGTCTCGCCGCCGTCGGCCAGACCGTCGCCTCGCTTAGCCACTCGATCAAAAACATCCTGCAAGGCCTCCGCGGCGGCGCGGATGTCGTCGAGCTCGGCCTGCGCAAGGCCAACATGAACCTCGTCAAGAACGGCTGGGAGATCGTCGCTCGAAACCTTGAACGCATCTACGAACTGACCATGAACATGCTCGCGTTCTCCAAGCAGCGAAAGCCCGAGTTAGAGATGGTCAACCTCGAAGCCGTGCTCACCGAAGCGATGACCCTCGTCCAGAAACAGTACGAAAACAAAAAAGTCGCGCTGATCAGCGATATGGCGCCCGACATGCCCCCCGTGCCCGCCGACCCCAGCGGCGTGCACCAGGCCGTGCTGAATCTGCTGAACAACGCACTCGACGCCGTCGAGCCCGACTCCGGTGTGGTCAGCGTGCGCGGCGAGTATGACGAAGAGCACGAGCAGGTTCGCCTTGTCGTCTCGGACAACGGCGAAGGCATGAGCCAGGGCACGGTCAGCCGACTGTTCGAGCCGTTCCACTCAACCAAGGGCATGCGCGGCACGGGTCTGGGCCTGGTCGTAATCAAGAAAATCGTCGAAGAGCATGGCGGCACCGTCACCGTCGACACGCAGCTCGGCCAGGGCACCACGTTCACCTTGACGTTACCCGCCAACCCCGAACGCATCCCCGCCTCCGCCGACACGCACGGCCCGTCATAA
- the argH gene encoding argininosuccinate lyase, whose protein sequence is MSNPTAAKPWEHAKAGEGSAADPLATRFVASLDYDRRLYKHDIRGSLAHARMLRHVDLISDDELKQIEQGLTDIEREITEQGDAWPGWDESLEDVHMCVEAALIAKVGDAGRKLHTGRSRNDQIALDLLLWVEEAADALTAKFNTLNSAFVTLAERDGRFVMPSYTHLQRAQPIVVGGELLAWASAFERCNRRLRALVNINRRNPLGSGAIAGSSLPLDREHTAAALNVGPPSDNSLDATASRDAAIDLAYALTMASNTLSRWAEQWILYCTTEFGFVTLDGRYTTGSSMMPQKQNPDMLELLRGRSGGITGQLVALLTMTKGITIGYNRDLQEDKRYLFAAYDSCCDCLDIAAGIVATAKFNEKAIAAGLNRGYLDATSLADYLVTKGVPFRTAHQVVGKLVQTCEAQGLGQLAKLSLEQFNDACGERTVVDQDVYQWLGAANVVKRYRSSGNGGLSGFEQQLKQWKQRLGQDDG, encoded by the coding sequence ATGAGCAACCCCACCGCCGCCAAGCCATGGGAGCACGCCAAAGCCGGCGAAGGCTCCGCCGCCGACCCGCTCGCCACCCGCTTCGTCGCGTCGCTCGACTACGACCGCCGCCTTTACAAGCACGACATCCGAGGCTCGCTCGCCCACGCCCGCATGCTTCGCCACGTCGACCTGATCAGCGACGATGAACTGAAGCAGATCGAGCAAGGCCTCACCGACATCGAACGCGAAATCACCGAGCAAGGCGACGCTTGGCCCGGCTGGGACGAGTCGCTCGAAGACGTACACATGTGCGTCGAGGCAGCGCTGATCGCCAAGGTCGGCGACGCCGGTCGTAAGCTGCACACCGGCCGCAGCCGCAACGACCAGATCGCCCTAGACCTGCTGCTGTGGGTCGAAGAGGCCGCCGACGCGCTCACCGCGAAGTTCAACACGCTCAACAGCGCCTTCGTCACCCTCGCCGAGCGCGACGGTCGGTTTGTCATGCCCTCGTACACACACCTGCAACGCGCTCAGCCGATCGTCGTCGGCGGCGAGTTGCTCGCATGGGCTAGCGCGTTCGAACGGTGCAACCGTCGCCTTCGCGCGCTGGTCAACATCAACCGCCGCAACCCGCTCGGCTCGGGCGCGATCGCCGGCAGCTCGCTTCCGCTCGATCGCGAGCACACCGCCGCAGCGCTCAACGTCGGCCCGCCGAGCGACAACAGCCTCGACGCCACCGCCTCGCGCGATGCCGCCATCGACCTTGCTTATGCGCTGACGATGGCGTCCAACACCCTCAGCCGATGGGCCGAGCAGTGGATCCTCTACTGCACGACCGAGTTCGGCTTCGTCACACTCGACGGCCGATACACCACCGGCTCGTCGATGATGCCGCAAAAACAAAACCCCGACATGCTCGAACTGCTCCGCGGACGCAGCGGCGGCATCACCGGCCAGCTCGTCGCCCTGCTCACGATGACCAAGGGCATCACCATCGGCTACAACCGCGATCTCCAGGAAGACAAACGCTACCTCTTCGCTGCCTATGATTCGTGTTGTGACTGCCTCGACATCGCTGCGGGCATCGTCGCCACCGCGAAGTTCAACGAAAAGGCCATCGCCGCCGGCCTCAACCGCGGCTACCTCGACGCCACCTCGCTCGCCGACTACCTCGTCACCAAAGGCGTGCCCTTCCGCACCGCCCACCAGGTCGTCGGCAAGCTGGTGCAGACCTGCGAAGCCCAAGGCCTCGGCCAGCTCGCGAAACTTTCGCTCGAACAGTTCAACGACGCGTGTGGCGAACGAACCGTCGTCGACCAGGATGTGTATCAATGGCTCGGCGCTGCCAACGTGGTCAAGCGCTATCGCTCATCAGGCAACGGCGGACTCAGCGGCTTCGAGCAGCAGCTCAAGCAATGGAAGCAACGCCTCGGCCAGGATGACGGCTAA
- a CDS encoding response regulator, producing the protein MPRQKDILTTGEVAKVCNVAPRTVSKWFDSGQLRGYRIPGSKDRRIPVSSLIRFMKAHQIPLDGLQSGNTRVLIVDGESEIVDVLKKVLGEQANYEVRTAHTGFAAGLECEKYRPHVILVDMHLADVRGQDVLKLVRGTDDLQLTKVIAMSGKLTDGQSQHLIQEGFDGYLRKPFHVRQVIEAIEEATAIVY; encoded by the coding sequence ATGCCAAGACAGAAAGATATCCTTACAACCGGCGAAGTCGCTAAAGTCTGCAACGTCGCGCCGCGAACCGTTAGTAAATGGTTCGACTCCGGCCAACTGCGCGGCTACCGCATTCCCGGTTCCAAAGACCGACGCATCCCGGTCAGCTCACTGATCCGCTTCATGAAAGCGCATCAGATTCCGCTCGACGGTTTGCAGTCCGGTAACACGCGTGTACTCATCGTTGATGGCGAATCGGAAATCGTCGACGTGCTCAAGAAAGTGCTCGGCGAGCAGGCGAACTATGAAGTCCGCACCGCCCACACCGGCTTCGCCGCCGGTCTTGAGTGTGAGAAGTACCGCCCGCACGTGATCCTCGTCGACATGCACCTGGCCGACGTTCGCGGTCAGGATGTGCTCAAGCTCGTCCGCGGCACCGACGACCTGCAGTTGACTAAGGTCATCGCCATGTCGGGCAAGCTCACCGACGGCCAGTCGCAACACCTGATCCAGGAAGGCTTCGACGGCTACCTTCGAAAGCCCTTCCACGTGCGCCAGGTGATCGAAGCCATCGAAGAAGCTACCGCGATCGTTTACTGA
- a CDS encoding Rrf2 family transcriptional regulator, translating to MLALSQTVGYALLALVCLEPPKGAWRGGVQIAKATGVPKPYLSKILHTLGRAGMIRTKRGLGGGFTLARPAEAISVMDVVEALDGRPWQSRCLLGLSDCSDERACPAHAMWREQRAVIEQHLRSLTLAEIARFEHGARGWLTSQGVGRSAFEPQGDGSGDPNSDGVSAGKSSSAAD from the coding sequence ATGCTCGCATTATCGCAAACCGTGGGATACGCACTGTTGGCGCTGGTCTGTCTTGAGCCGCCCAAGGGTGCGTGGCGGGGCGGGGTGCAGATCGCCAAGGCCACCGGCGTACCCAAGCCTTACCTTTCCAAGATTCTCCACACGCTTGGTCGGGCGGGCATGATCCGCACGAAGCGCGGGCTCGGCGGTGGGTTCACCCTTGCGCGGCCGGCCGAGGCGATCAGCGTCATGGACGTGGTCGAAGCGCTCGACGGCCGACCGTGGCAGTCGCGTTGCCTGCTGGGACTGAGCGACTGCTCTGACGAGCGGGCGTGCCCGGCGCATGCGATGTGGCGCGAGCAGCGGGCCGTCATTGAGCAGCATTTGCGCAGCCTTACCCTGGCTGAGATCGCCCGCTTCGAGCATGGTGCACGCGGCTGGCTGACGAGCCAAGGCGTCGGCCGATCGGCCTTCGAACCGCAGGGCGATGGCTCGGGCGACCCCAACAGCGACGGCGTGTCGGCGGGGAAATCTTCTTCCGCCGCTGATTGA
- a CDS encoding bifunctional acetate--CoA ligase family protein/GNAT family N-acetyltransferase translates to MPIPPTQLDPAHDLLKSDAPPLQAIFQPSTVAVIGASETAGSVGRTLQWNLMTNPFGGTVFPVNPKRDSIMGIKAYAAIGDVPAAVDLALIATPAETVPGLVQACVDAGVKAAIIISAGFREVGEAGAALEQEILAIAAGRMRIVGPNCLGVMNPYTGLNATFAADAAQPGRVAFISQSGALCTAVLDWARREGVGFSTFASIGSMLDVGWGDLIDHLGDDPHTKSILLYMESIGDARKFLSAAREVALTKPIIVIKAGRSDAAAAAAASHTGTLAGSDDVLDAAFRRTGVLRVDRLSDLFHMAEVLAKQPRPAGNRLTILANAGGPGVLATDALVAGGGQLAMLSDETQQQLQAMLPPHASTSNPVDILGDADAERYARAFEVVAADPGSDGLLVILTPQAMTDPTRTAERLKTVARPGNKPVIMSWMGAGMVEAGREILNRADVPTFDFPDQAARVFNYMWRYSYNLNGLYETPTLTDDISPADDADRQQRADRIIREAREAGQTILTELASKQLLSVYDIPVLETHHAESADAAVAHAASLGYPVALKLHSHTLTHKSDVGGVKLSLPDADAVREAFDAIRDAVAEKAGAEHFQGVTVQPMVAGHAYELIVGSSLDAQFGPVILFGLGGELVELFRDRALALPPLNQTLARRMMEQTKIYTALRGVRGRKAVDLAALEQLLVRFSRFVVEQPWVKEIDINPLRVSAEGMVALDARVVLHTAEMDEAALPRPVVRPYPVQYVERWQAADGTSLTLRPIRPEDEPLMVRFHETLSEHTVYMRYFHPIHLSQRVSHDRLSRLCYVDYDRQIAMVAERRDADTGERQLLGVGRLTRLPGTNRAEYAVLVSDAFQHQGLGTELLRRLVEIARAEGVAVLEADILPYNHAMQKVSKRLGFTLNRSDEDHTIKATLDFRRSAEGVLPFGDNRR, encoded by the coding sequence ATGCCCATCCCGCCGACCCAACTCGACCCCGCCCATGATTTGCTGAAAAGCGACGCGCCGCCATTGCAGGCCATCTTTCAACCGAGTACCGTCGCGGTCATCGGCGCCAGCGAAACCGCGGGCAGCGTCGGGCGAACGCTTCAGTGGAACCTGATGACCAATCCGTTCGGCGGCACGGTCTTTCCGGTTAATCCCAAGCGTGACAGCATCATGGGCATCAAGGCGTATGCCGCCATCGGCGATGTGCCCGCGGCGGTGGACCTGGCGCTGATCGCCACGCCAGCCGAGACCGTGCCGGGCCTGGTACAGGCGTGTGTGGATGCGGGGGTGAAGGCGGCGATCATCATCTCGGCTGGCTTTCGAGAAGTCGGCGAGGCCGGCGCGGCGCTGGAGCAGGAGATTCTCGCGATTGCTGCCGGGCGGATGCGGATCGTCGGGCCCAACTGTCTGGGGGTGATGAATCCGTACACCGGGCTTAACGCCACCTTCGCCGCCGACGCCGCCCAGCCGGGCCGAGTGGCATTTATCAGTCAGAGCGGTGCGCTGTGCACGGCTGTGCTCGACTGGGCCCGCCGCGAGGGTGTGGGTTTTTCGACCTTCGCGAGCATCGGCTCGATGCTCGACGTCGGGTGGGGCGATCTGATCGACCACCTCGGCGACGATCCGCACACCAAGAGCATCCTGCTTTACATGGAGTCGATCGGCGATGCGCGCAAGTTTCTCTCCGCGGCGCGCGAGGTGGCGTTGACCAAGCCGATCATCGTTATCAAGGCAGGGCGATCAGATGCCGCTGCTGCTGCCGCGGCGTCACATACCGGCACACTTGCCGGCTCGGACGATGTGCTCGACGCGGCGTTTCGTCGTACGGGCGTGCTGCGTGTCGATCGCTTGAGCGATCTGTTTCACATGGCGGAGGTGCTCGCCAAGCAGCCGCGGCCGGCGGGCAATCGGCTGACCATTCTCGCCAACGCCGGCGGGCCTGGCGTGCTCGCGACTGACGCATTGGTCGCCGGCGGCGGCCAGCTCGCCATGCTCAGCGACGAGACGCAGCAGCAGCTGCAGGCCATGCTCCCGCCGCACGCGAGCACGAGCAACCCTGTCGACATCCTCGGCGACGCCGACGCCGAGCGTTATGCCCGCGCGTTTGAGGTTGTCGCCGCCGACCCGGGCAGCGATGGCCTGCTGGTGATCCTCACGCCACAGGCGATGACGGACCCGACGCGTACCGCCGAGCGGCTGAAGACGGTGGCCAGGCCGGGCAATAAGCCGGTGATCATGAGTTGGATGGGCGCGGGCATGGTCGAGGCCGGCCGGGAGATTCTCAACCGGGCCGACGTGCCCACCTTTGATTTTCCCGACCAGGCAGCTCGCGTTTTCAACTATATGTGGCGGTACAGCTACAACCTCAACGGGCTTTACGAGACGCCGACGTTGACGGACGACATTTCCCCGGCCGACGACGCGGACCGTCAGCAGCGAGCCGACCGCATCATCCGCGAAGCCCGCGAGGCCGGGCAGACCATTCTTACCGAGCTCGCGTCGAAGCAGCTTTTGTCGGTGTACGACATCCCCGTGCTGGAAACACATCACGCCGAGTCGGCCGACGCGGCAGTCGCGCACGCCGCATCGCTTGGCTACCCGGTGGCGTTGAAGCTGCACTCGCATACGTTGACGCACAAAAGCGACGTTGGCGGTGTGAAGCTGAGCCTGCCTGATGCCGACGCGGTCCGCGAAGCGTTTGACGCGATTCGTGACGCGGTGGCTGAAAAGGCGGGGGCTGAGCATTTTCAAGGCGTCACCGTGCAGCCGATGGTGGCAGGGCATGCGTATGAGTTGATCGTGGGTTCGAGTCTCGATGCGCAGTTCGGGCCTGTGATTCTGTTCGGCCTGGGGGGTGAGTTGGTGGAGCTGTTTCGTGATCGGGCGCTTGCCTTGCCGCCGCTGAACCAGACGCTAGCCCGGCGGATGATGGAGCAGACGAAGATATACACGGCTTTGCGTGGCGTGCGCGGCCGCAAGGCGGTGGATCTAGCGGCGCTGGAGCAGTTGCTCGTGCGGTTCAGCCGGTTTGTGGTGGAGCAGCCGTGGGTGAAGGAGATCGACATTAACCCGCTGCGCGTGTCGGCGGAGGGGATGGTGGCGTTGGATGCGCGGGTCGTGCTGCACACGGCGGAGATGGACGAGGCGGCGCTGCCTCGGCCGGTGGTTCGGCCATACCCGGTGCAGTATGTCGAGCGCTGGCAGGCGGCGGACGGCACATCGTTGACGTTGCGGCCGATTCGTCCGGAAGACGAACCTTTGATGGTACGTTTCCATGAGACGCTGTCGGAGCATACTGTTTACATGCGCTATTTCCATCCGATCCACCTCTCGCAGCGTGTGTCGCACGATCGGCTGTCGCGGCTGTGTTACGTGGACTATGACCGGCAGATCGCGATGGTCGCCGAGCGTCGCGATGCCGACACGGGCGAGCGGCAGTTGCTCGGCGTCGGCCGACTGACCCGCCTGCCGGGGACGAATCGGGCGGAGTACGCCGTGCTGGTGTCCGATGCGTTCCAGCATCAAGGGCTGGGCACGGAGTTGCTGCGTCGGCTGGTGGAGATCGCGCGGGCCGAGGGCGTGGCTGTGCTTGAGGCGGACATCCTGCCATACAACCATGCGATGCAGAAGGTGAGCAAGCGTTTGGGCTTTACGCTCAACCGATCTGACGAGGATCACACGATCAAAGCGACCCTGGACTTCCGCCGTTCGGCCGAGGGGGTGTTGCCTTTTGGCGATAATCGCCGATGA
- a CDS encoding phosphoenolpyruvate carboxykinase (GTP) produces the protein MITNKATLTDRSVAKPPAAANHYVLEWIEEQVEQCQPDRVVWCDGSDAERERLLAQGVEEGVFIRLNQEKLPGCYYHRSNSNDVARTEHLTFICTPHDDMSGPTNNWMDDKDAYAKLGKLFAGCMKGRTMYVVPFVMGPIGSPLAKVGVQLTDSLYVAVNMGIMTRMGDVAWKELGESDEFTRCLHSIGELDPERRYICHFPLDNTIWSFGSGYGGNALLGKKCLSLRIASFLGMQQGWMAEHMMLMGIETPSGEKTYITGAFPSACGKTNFAMLVPPKKYRDEGWKITTVGDDIVWMWVDEKSGRLRAINPETGYFGVAPGTNDKSNPNAMASISKNTIYTNVALLPDGDVWWEGKTKQPPAEAIDWKGDPWTPDKGTPAAHPNSRFTAPMENNPVLDPKVHDPNGVEVSGILFGGRRSNVIPLVYQAFNWIHGVYIGATLGSETTAAATGKTGVVRRDPMAMLPFIGYNACDYLRHWFRMRKQMKDCPRMFAVNWFRKDEDGNFIWPGFSENMRVLKWVVDRCRGRAYAIESPLGWTPRLDDFDLEGLDDFTPEDFKRLQSPNPEDVKREMLSQEELFLKLAGDLPKEIVFQRELLISRL, from the coding sequence ATGATCACGAATAAAGCCACCCTCACCGATCGCAGCGTTGCCAAGCCCCCGGCTGCGGCGAATCACTACGTACTTGAATGGATCGAAGAGCAGGTCGAGCAATGCCAGCCGGACCGGGTCGTCTGGTGCGATGGCAGCGACGCCGAGCGCGAGCGTCTGCTCGCCCAGGGGGTGGAGGAAGGCGTGTTCATTCGCCTGAACCAGGAAAAACTGCCCGGCTGCTACTACCACCGCTCCAATTCCAACGACGTCGCGCGGACGGAGCATCTGACGTTCATCTGCACGCCGCACGACGACATGTCGGGGCCGACCAACAACTGGATGGACGACAAAGACGCGTACGCCAAGCTCGGCAAGCTGTTCGCCGGCTGCATGAAAGGACGCACGATGTACGTCGTGCCCTTCGTCATGGGGCCCATCGGTTCGCCGCTGGCGAAGGTCGGCGTGCAGTTGACCGACTCGCTCTACGTCGCGGTGAACATGGGCATCATGACCCGCATGGGCGACGTCGCCTGGAAAGAACTTGGCGAAAGCGACGAGTTCACCCGGTGTCTGCACTCGATCGGCGAGCTCGATCCCGAACGCCGATACATCTGCCACTTCCCGCTGGACAACACCATCTGGAGCTTCGGCTCAGGCTACGGCGGCAACGCGCTGCTGGGCAAGAAATGCCTCTCGCTTCGCATCGCCAGCTTCCTTGGCATGCAGCAGGGCTGGATGGCGGAGCACATGATGCTCATGGGCATCGAAACGCCCAGTGGCGAGAAGACCTACATCACCGGAGCGTTCCCCAGCGCGTGTGGCAAGACAAACTTCGCCATGCTCGTACCGCCTAAGAAGTATCGCGACGAAGGCTGGAAGATCACCACCGTCGGCGACGACATCGTCTGGATGTGGGTCGATGAAAAGAGCGGCAGGCTGCGAGCCATCAACCCCGAAACCGGCTACTTCGGCGTCGCGCCCGGCACGAACGACAAGTCCAACCCCAACGCCATGGCGTCGATCTCGAAGAACACCATCTACACCAACGTCGCCCTGCTGCCCGACGGCGATGTGTGGTGGGAAGGCAAGACGAAGCAGCCGCCCGCCGAGGCCATCGACTGGAAGGGCGACCCCTGGACGCCCGACAAGGGGACGCCCGCTGCGCATCCCAACAGCCGATTCACCGCGCCGATGGAAAACAACCCCGTGCTCGACCCGAAGGTGCACGACCCCAACGGCGTGGAAGTTTCGGGCATCCTCTTCGGCGGCCGACGCAGCAACGTCATCCCGCTTGTCTATCAGGCGTTTAACTGGATTCACGGCGTGTATATCGGCGCGACGCTCGGCTCGGAAACCACCGCCGCCGCGACCGGGAAAACCGGCGTCGTGCGACGCGATCCGATGGCCATGCTGCCGTTCATTGGCTACAACGCCTGCGACTATCTGCGGCATTGGTTCCGAATGCGAAAACAGATGAAAGACTGCCCGCGTATGTTCGCTGTCAATTGGTTCCGCAAAGATGAGGATGGCAATTTCATCTGGCCGGGCTTCAGTGAAAACATGCGCGTGCTCAAGTGGGTTGTCGACCGATGCCGCGGCCGGGCGTATGCCATCGAATCGCCGCTGGGCTGGACGCCACGCCTCGATGACTTCGACCTCGAAGGCTTGGATGACTTCACACCCGAAGACTTCAAACGGCTGCAATCACCGAACCCGGAAGACGTCAAGCGCGAAATGCTGTCACAGGAAGAACTGTTCCTCAAACTCGCGGGCGACCTGCCAAAGGAAATTGTCTTCCAGCGCGAACTTTTGATCAGTCGGCTGTGA